In the Euphorbia lathyris chromosome 5, ddEupLath1.1, whole genome shotgun sequence genome, one interval contains:
- the LOC136230452 gene encoding coniferyl alcohol acyltransferase-like — MCSNGDFMVTVKKKEVVAAVLPMQEHWLPLSNLDLLLPPLDVGVFFCYNKPNMSYGSMVSILKKAMAQVLVSYYAFAGEIVANCMGEPELLCNNHGVEFIEAYGDIELQHLNLYNPDQTVQSKLVPSKNKQAALSIQATELKCGGIVVALTFDHRIADAHTTDMFIVSWAETAQSKPLSKLPSFRRSLLNPRRPATSDYLSLDNFYLPISSFKPPPESLPDPADHLISRIYYVKAAELCHLQSIASSNGYKRTKLESFTAFLWQLIAKCYNNKNPQIGKMKHSKIGVVVNGRCRISDNLCNYFGNVLSIPYDSRRIDEICYNELSWAANKVHKMLEEAGTEEHFLGLIDWVEAHRPETAVSKIYTNGRDEGPAVVVSSGQRFPVREVEFGWGKAVFGSYDFPWGGNTGYVMPMGSSKGNGDWVLYMHLFKEQLDYLETQAAHFFKPFVSHYFNQTFIKY; from the exons atgtgTAGTAACGGCGATTTCATGGTGACAGTGAAGAAGAAGGAAGTGGTGGCGGCGGTGCTACCGATGCAGGAACATTGGCTGCCACTATCGAATCTAGATTTGCTTCTTCCTCCACTTGATGTTGGTGTTTTTTTCTGTTACAATAAACCAAATATGAGTTATGGGTCTATGGTTAGTATTCTAAAGAAAGCCATGGCTCAAGTTCTGGTTTCCTACTACGCCTTTGCCGGAGAAATTGTGGCTAATTGTATGGGTGAGCCGGAGCTTCTGTGCAATAACCATGGCGTTGAATTTATAGAGGCGTATGGTGATATTGAGCTTCAACATCTTAATCTCTATAATCCTGATCAAACTGTTCAATCTAAACTTGTCCCTTCCAAAAACAAGCAAGCTGCACTTTCTATCCAG GCAACAGAGCTAAAATGTGGAGGCATAGTGGTGGCGCTGACGTTCGACCACCGCATAGCAGACGCACACACCACCGACATGTTTATAGTATCATGGGCTGAAACAGCTCAATCTAAACCACTTTCAAAACTTCCATCCTTCCGGCGATCTTTGCTCAACCCTAGACGTCCGGCTACTTCCGATTATCTTTCTCTCGATAATTTCTATCTTCCTATTTCCTCATTCAAACCTCCACCGGAATCTCTCCCTGATCCCGCCGATCATCTAATTAGCCGGATATATTACGTCAAAGCCGCCGAACTTTGCCATCTTCAATCAATTGCTAGCTCTAACGGCTACAAGAGGACCAAACTCGAGTCGTTTACTGCATTCTTATGGCAATTGATTGCCAAATGTTACAACAATAAAAATCCCCAAATTGGAAAAATGAAGCATTCGAAGATCGGCGTTGTTGTGAACGGAAGGTGTCGGATAAGCGATAACTTATGTAATTATTTCGGAAATGTGCTGTCAATTCCATATGATAGCCGGAGAATTGATGAAATATGCTATAACGAATTGAGTTGGGCGGCGAATAAG GTTCATAAAATGTTGGAAGAGGCGGGGACGGAGGAACATTTTTTGGGACTGATAGATTGGGTGGAGGCACACCGGCCAGAAACAGCGGTGTCGAAGATATATACGAATGGTAGGGATGAGGGACCGGCGGTGGTGGTGTCATCGGGGCAAAGATTTCCGGTAAGGGAAGTGGAATTTGGATGGGGTAAGGCAGTGTTTGGTTCGTATGATTTTCCATGGGGAGGAAATACAGGGTATGTTATGCCAATGGGAAGTAGTAAAGGAAATGGTGATTGGGTATTGTATATGCACCTTTTCAAAGAGCAGTTGGATTACTTGGAGACTCAGGCTGCTCATTTTTTTAAGCCTTTTGTTTCTCATTATTTCAACCAAACAttcattaaatattaa